The following nucleotide sequence is from Streptomyces sp. HUAS CB01.
TCTTCGGTGTGCCGGACGTCAGGGTGACGGCGTGACTTTCGTCGTACGCCCGCCCACCGCGCGCGGGGAACACGCAGACGCGCGCCGGATACGGCTCATGCGGCACGGGACGGTCCTCCCTCCGGATCGGGTCCGGGCAGGGGCACGGACGGGCGCACAGGCAGGTGTACGGCGCGGCACCGTCCCTCGGGGGATGGAACAGGCACCGCGCCGCACATCCGCGGCCGCCGTTCCTCGGGGGGCCGGACCGCGCGGGCGCCGTATCTCCATGCTGGGCCGGGCGCGGTCCCGTTCCGCGTGCCGATCGTCCACACGGGAAGTGACCAAAGTGACGCGGGAGACGGAGCCCGCCCGGTTGCGCACGCTCGCGGCCGCGTCCTCGCGCACGGCCGTCCGCCGCGCCCTCCGCTCCGGCCGCCCGTCCTCCCGCACGGCCGGAGCGGAGGGCGCGTCTTACAGTGGCCGCAAGGCGCGCATTCCGTACACGCGCATTCCGTACACGCGCATTCCGTACACGCACATCCCGTACACGCGCATTCCGTGCGAAGGCTCGCGCGAGGTGGTGAGGCCCAGTGACCGAGCGCGGAGGTCGAGCGGGCCGGGAGGGCCATGAGGGCCATGAGGGCCGTGAGGCCCTGGAGGAACGAGAGCTCCTTCAGGCCGGCGGGACCGGCGGGACTGGCGGGACCGGCGAGGCCCAGTTGGCCGTCGAGGCCGGCGGGACCGGTGAGGCCCAGTTGGCCGTCGAGGGCGGCGGGACCGGCCTGGCCGTCAGGGGCGGCGGCTGGTCGGTACGGCGGAAGGACGCCCTGCTCACCGCGGTCGTCGTGGCCATCGGCGTGGCCGACACCTGGTTCAAGCCGTCGAACGGCCTGCTCACCGGCCTGCCCACGCCCGTCGTCGCCGTCGCGTCCGGCCTGGTCGGCTCCCTGCTCTGGTGGCGCCGCCGCAACCCGGGCGCGGTCGCCCTCGCCGTCATGGCGGGCTACGTCGTCGCCTTCACCCCGGTCGCGCTCGCCGTGGCCATGTACACGGTGGGGGAGACGTACCGGCGCATCCGCACTCTGGTGCTCCACGGTGCCGCAGGCTGCACGGCGGGCGTGCTGGCGCTGTGGGCGGGCCCGCCGGACTGGGATCTGAGGGACGCGGGATTCACGCTCGCGTTCATCCTCGGGCCGCTGGTCTTCGGGTACGCCGTCGCCATCCGCCGCGACCTGGCCCTGGAGGCGCGGGCGACCGTCGACGCCCTGGAGCGCGAGCAGCACCTGCTCGTCGAGCGGGCACAGGTGGGGGAGCGGGCCAGGATCGCCCGTGAACTCCACGACGTGGTGGCGCACCGGGTGGGCAACATCGTCCTCACCGCGGGCGCGCTCGAGGCCGGGGACCCGGCCCGCGACCCGGCCGTCGCCCGGGCGGCCGAGCTGATCAGGAACGAGGGCCACCAGGCGCTGGAGGAACTGCGCGAGGTGCTCGGCGTCCTCAACCCCGGCCACCGCGGCCGGCCTCTGCCGTCCGGGTCACCGCGGCCGGACGTCTCCCGGCTGCAGGCCCTCGTCGACCACGCCGGCCGGCTGGGGCGCCGTACGGCACTGCGCGTCGAAGGCCACCCCGAGGCCCTGCCGGACGCGGTCCAGCGCGCGATCCACCGCATCGTCCAGGAAGGACTCACCAACGCCGCGAAGCACGCGCCGGGGGCCGAGGTCGGCGTTCTCGTCGAGTGCCGGGTCGACGGGGTGGTGGTGCGGGTCACCAACGGCCCGGCGACCGGTACCGGAGCCGGTGACCTCCCGCCGGGCGGTGGCAACGGGCTGATCGGCCTGCGGGAGCGGGTCGGCCTGCTCGACGGCACCTTCTCGGCGGGCCCCTGCGACGGCGGGTACCGCATCGACGCCTTCATCCCGCACCGCGCGGCACCGGCGACCCCGTGAGCCGGCGCGGCACCGGCGGCCCCGACGCGGTCCGGTGCCGGGTCCGCCAGGGCCCGGCATCCACCCGGCCCAGACCGATTCGGCCCCGCCCCGCCCCCGCCCCGGCCGCCGTCCCGGCCCCCGCTCAGCCGCCGTCCCGGCGCCCGCCCGCGACTGCCACCCCCCGCCCCCGCCTGCCGCCCCGCCCTCGTCAGCGCTCCAGCCCCGCCCGGTACGCCAGCCGCGCGGCCTGCACCCTGTTGTGCGCCCCCAGTTTCGCCAGCAACCTGCTGACCTGCCCTTTGACCGTGCCCTCGCTGATGTGGAG
It contains:
- a CDS encoding sensor histidine kinase — encoded protein: MTERGGRAGREGHEGHEGREALEERELLQAGGTGGTGGTGEAQLAVEAGGTGEAQLAVEGGGTGLAVRGGGWSVRRKDALLTAVVVAIGVADTWFKPSNGLLTGLPTPVVAVASGLVGSLLWWRRRNPGAVALAVMAGYVVAFTPVALAVAMYTVGETYRRIRTLVLHGAAGCTAGVLALWAGPPDWDLRDAGFTLAFILGPLVFGYAVAIRRDLALEARATVDALEREQHLLVERAQVGERARIARELHDVVAHRVGNIVLTAGALEAGDPARDPAVARAAELIRNEGHQALEELREVLGVLNPGHRGRPLPSGSPRPDVSRLQALVDHAGRLGRRTALRVEGHPEALPDAVQRAIHRIVQEGLTNAAKHAPGAEVGVLVECRVDGVVVRVTNGPATGTGAGDLPPGGGNGLIGLRERVGLLDGTFSAGPCDGGYRIDAFIPHRAAPATP